One genomic region from Athalia rosae chromosome 3, iyAthRosa1.1, whole genome shotgun sequence encodes:
- the LOC105691885 gene encoding uncharacterized protein LOC105691885 isoform X1 produces the protein MISRFAVWWGRIQLRNLHDVFLLSFNFCLHELVATGAILRGLENRMNSRITQPCWRLRQLYSSSYLLSPLVVAAKNSLILRDIYLTEIDIPGNPDREVTAVFLKNHVMQAVRRLFGDKGAFQAEVDILKYEASRRRFVLRCQSHSYVKLRAALTLVDNYEGEPCVYNVNRATANLLSFAVDSRSFIH, from the exons ATGATTTCAAGATTTGCAGTGTGGTggggaagaattcaattacGAAATCTGCACGATGTCTTTTTGTtatccttcaatttttgtcttcACGAACTTGTTGCAACTGGCGCCATCCTTAGGGGATTGGAGAACCGAATGAATTCGAGGATTACACAACCCTGTTGGAGGTTGCGGCAGTTGTACAGTTCGTCGTATCTACTCTCACCGCTCGTAGTAGCTgctaaaaattcattaatccTTCGAGATATTTACTTGACGGAAAT agATATACCTGGGAATCCGGATCGTGAGGTAACTGCCGTGTTCTTGAAGAACCATGTTATGCAGGCTGTGAGAAGACTGTTTGGAGACAAAGGCGCTTTTCAAGCAGAAGTAGATATACTTAAGTACGAAGCATCCCGCAGAAGATTCGTTCTGCGTTGCCAATCTCATAGTTACGTTAAGCTCAGAGCTGCGCTTACTCTGGTCGACAATTACGAAGGAGAACCCTGTGTATACAACGTCAACAGAGCCACGGCCAATCTACTCTCTTTTGCTGTAGATAGCCGCAGTTTCATTCACTGA
- the LOC105691885 gene encoding mitochondrial intermembrane space import and assembly protein 40-B isoform X2, whose amino-acid sequence MSIVRKEGKDTIIFASKEDHASPCKVSLPEPEPSPGLILANGEINWNCPCLGGMATGPCGLEFREAFSCFHYSAADPKGSDCYDAFKTMQTCMSEYPALYGSKDTDVDDLNRGNSSEDASRRDGEIFDKASQEEIETKKSVESNISGSKKEMEQLQGK is encoded by the coding sequence ATGTCTATCGTACGCAAAGAAGGCAAAGACACGATAATATTTGCTTCCAAGGAAGATCATGCGTCTCCTTGTAAAGTCAGTCTTCCCGAACCAGAGCCCAGCCCAGGGCTAATTCTTGCCAACGGAGAAATCAATTGGAACTGCCCTTGTCTCGGTGGAATGGCGACTGGTCCGTGTGGACTCGAATTTAGAGAAGCATTTTCGTGCTTTCATTATTCAGCTGCAGATCCAAAGGGTTCCGACTGCTACGATGCATTCAAAACCATGCAGACCTGCATGTCCGAATATCCCGCATTGTATGGGAGCAAAGATACCGATGTGGATGATTTAAATCGTGGAAATAGTTCAGAAGATGCCAGTAGAAGAGATGGTGAAATATTTGACAAAGCTAGCCAGGAAGAGATAGAGACTAAAAAATCTGTAGAAAGCAATATTAGCGGGAGTAAAAAAGAGATGGAACAGTTGCagggaaaataa